In one window of Miscanthus floridulus cultivar M001 chromosome 12, ASM1932011v1, whole genome shotgun sequence DNA:
- the LOC136495656 gene encoding uncharacterized protein → MTSSTTSSATSGVLGSGTSGAMGDGIAPAFYTAYAAVNVKQHVPIALSLERPNYSKWKAFFTALCTKYGLLGLPDACIRGWMYGSCDDTVLDLAMELDQDARALYVSIEALFQANKEPRTVVLGQEFHSMLQGDLSVDAYAQQMK, encoded by the exons ATGACGTCCTCGACGACTTCCTCTGCTACCTCCGGTGTTCTCGGCTCCGGAACCTCCGGCGCCATGGGGGACGGCATCGCCCCTGCCTTCTACACCGCCTATGCCGCCGTCAACGTCAAGCAGCACGTCCCGATCGCCCTCAGCCTCGAGCGCCCCAATTACTCCAAGTGGAAGGCGTTCTTCACCGCCCTCTGCACCAAGTACGGGCTGCTCGGCCTG CCCGACGCTTGCATCCGTGGCTGGATGTACGGCTCCTGCGACGACACCGTCCTCGACCTCGCCATGGAGCTTGATCAAGACGCGCGTGCCCTGTACGTCTCCATCGAGGCCCTGTTCCAGGCGAACAAGGAGCCTCGCACTGTCGTCCTCGGGCAGGAGTTCCACAGCATGCTACAGGGTGATCTCTCGGTCGATGCCTACGCCCAGCAGATGaagtga
- the LOC136496720 gene encoding uncharacterized protein: protein MAEAQALVLAQGPDEAPLDASAIRSRVEQLSLERRRRGEGEEEEKAEVALGLDSPYKVAQEAMDEWHSTTAAASIDDLDAYLEMLRKDVAMAEQANQKVSAEISVTAETTFNDMIQVDVGIEMLESLSSNLGPKVSS from the exons atggcggaggcgCAAGCCCTAGTGCTGGCGCAGGGTCCCGACGAGGCGCCCCTCGATGCGTCCGCCATCCGGAG CCGGGTGGAGCAGCTCTCTCTGGAACGGCGGCGTCGGGgggaaggggaggaggaggagaaggcggAGGTGGCACTGGGTTTGGACTCCCCGTACAAG GTGGCTCAGGAGGCCATGGATGAGTGGCACTCTACCACTGCCGCAGCTTCAATTGATGATCTTG ATGCATACCTGGAAATGTTGAGAAAGGATGTAGCCATGGCAGAGCAGGCGAATCAGAAGGTATCTGCTGAGATTAGTGTCACTGCAGAGACAACATTCAATG ATATGATTCAAGTGGATGTTGGTATTGAAATGCTGGAGTCTTTGTCTTCGAATCTTGGTCCAAAGGTAAGTAGCTAA
- the LOC136496717 gene encoding violaxanthin de-epoxidase, chloroplastic-like isoform X1: MMMSRQCTNRIFLSGGSSFLHGLQSRVSSSRSRGTVRLNRCCVRANLWRTERLGVKATPSEQMIAVLQESDIFSSIRKWSKLQLVAMTGVACVVLVVPSADAIDVLKTCTCLLKECRIELAKCIANPSCAANVACLNTCNNRPDETECQIKCGDLFENSVVDEFNDCAVSRKKCVPRKSNVGEFPVPDPSALVKNFNMADFNGKWYISSGLNPTFDTFDCQLHEFHVEGDKLIANITWRIRTPDSGFFTRSTVQRFVQDPSQPGILYNHDNEFLHYQDDWYIISSKVENKDDDYIFVYYRGRNDAWDGYGGSVLYTRSRTVPETTIPELERAAKSIGRDFSTFIRTDNTCGPEPPLVERIEKTVEEGEKTIVREVKEIEGEVEELEKEEASLFQKLAEGLMEVKQDLMNFLQGLSKEEMELLDQLNMEATEVEQVFSRALPLRKLR, from the exons ATGATGATGTCGCGACAGTGCACAAACCGCATCTTTCTAAGTGGAGGTTCCAGCTTCCTCCATGGCCTCCAATCTAGAGTTTCATCCAGTAGGAGTCGCGGCACCGTCAGACTCAACCGGTGCTGCGTGAGAGCTAATCTCTGGAGGACCGAGCGCCTTGGTGTCAAGGCTACTCCGTCTGAG CAGATGATTGCAGTACTGCAAGAGTCAGATATTTTCAGTAGCATCAGGAAATGGAGCAAGTTGCAATTGGTCGCCATGACAGGGGTGGCATGTGTAGTTCTGGTAGTCCCTTCGGCTGATGCAATCGATGTTCTCAAGACATGCACTTGCCTGCTAAAGGAATGCAG AATAGAGCTGGCCAAATGCATAGCGAACCCATCCTGTGCAGCAAACGTAGCATGCTTGAACACATGCAATAATCGACCTGATGAAACTGAATGCCAG ATCAAATGTGGAGACCTGTTTGAGAACAGTGTAGTCGATGAATTCAATGATTGTGCTGTTTCACGCAAGAAATGTGTTCCAAGAAAATCCAATGTCGGCGAGTTCCCAGTCCCTGATCCATCAGCCCTGGTTAAGAACTTCAATATGGCAGATTTTAATGGCAAATGGTACATTTCAAGTGGCTTAAACCCGACATTTGACACATTCGATTGCCAGCTTCACGAGTTTCATGTCGAGGGAGACAAATTAATTGCAAACATAACATGGAGAATCCGCACCCCAGACTCTGGTTTCTTTACCAGGTCAACCGTGCAGCGTTTTGTGCAGGACCCCTCACAGCCTGGCATACTCTACAACCATGACAATGAGTTCCTGCACTATCAAGATGACTG GTACATTATCTCATCAAAGGTTGAGAACAAGGATGATGACTACATATTTGTATACTACCGTGGCCGAAATGACGCATGGGATGGTTATGGTGGTTCTGTTTTGTACACAAGAAGTAGAACTGTACCTGAAACAACAATACCTGAGCTAGAAAGAGCTGCAAAAAGCATAGGTCGGGACTTCTCGACGTTCATCAGGACTGATAACACCTGTGGTCCTGAGCCGCCTCTTGTGGAGAGAATCGAGAAGACTGTGGAGGAAGGAGAGAAGACCATCGTCAGGGAGGTGAAGGAGATTGAGGGAGAGGTTGAGGAGCTGGAGAAGGAGGAGGCATCATTGTTTCAGAAGCTGGCAGAAGGTCTCATGGAGGTGAAACAGGATTTGATGAACTTCTTGCAGGGGCTgagcaaggaggagatggagctgTTGGATCAGCTGAACATGGAAGCGACTGAAGTTGAGCAAGTCTTCAGCCGTGCACTGCCATTGAGGAAGCTAAGGTAG
- the LOC136496717 gene encoding violaxanthin de-epoxidase, chloroplastic-like isoform X2, translated as MMMSRQCTNRIFLSGGSSFLHGLQSRVSSSRSRGTVRLNRCCVRANLWRTERLGVKATPSEMIAVLQESDIFSSIRKWSKLQLVAMTGVACVVLVVPSADAIDVLKTCTCLLKECRIELAKCIANPSCAANVACLNTCNNRPDETECQIKCGDLFENSVVDEFNDCAVSRKKCVPRKSNVGEFPVPDPSALVKNFNMADFNGKWYISSGLNPTFDTFDCQLHEFHVEGDKLIANITWRIRTPDSGFFTRSTVQRFVQDPSQPGILYNHDNEFLHYQDDWYIISSKVENKDDDYIFVYYRGRNDAWDGYGGSVLYTRSRTVPETTIPELERAAKSIGRDFSTFIRTDNTCGPEPPLVERIEKTVEEGEKTIVREVKEIEGEVEELEKEEASLFQKLAEGLMEVKQDLMNFLQGLSKEEMELLDQLNMEATEVEQVFSRALPLRKLR; from the exons ATGATGATGTCGCGACAGTGCACAAACCGCATCTTTCTAAGTGGAGGTTCCAGCTTCCTCCATGGCCTCCAATCTAGAGTTTCATCCAGTAGGAGTCGCGGCACCGTCAGACTCAACCGGTGCTGCGTGAGAGCTAATCTCTGGAGGACCGAGCGCCTTGGTGTCAAGGCTACTCCGTCTGAG ATGATTGCAGTACTGCAAGAGTCAGATATTTTCAGTAGCATCAGGAAATGGAGCAAGTTGCAATTGGTCGCCATGACAGGGGTGGCATGTGTAGTTCTGGTAGTCCCTTCGGCTGATGCAATCGATGTTCTCAAGACATGCACTTGCCTGCTAAAGGAATGCAG AATAGAGCTGGCCAAATGCATAGCGAACCCATCCTGTGCAGCAAACGTAGCATGCTTGAACACATGCAATAATCGACCTGATGAAACTGAATGCCAG ATCAAATGTGGAGACCTGTTTGAGAACAGTGTAGTCGATGAATTCAATGATTGTGCTGTTTCACGCAAGAAATGTGTTCCAAGAAAATCCAATGTCGGCGAGTTCCCAGTCCCTGATCCATCAGCCCTGGTTAAGAACTTCAATATGGCAGATTTTAATGGCAAATGGTACATTTCAAGTGGCTTAAACCCGACATTTGACACATTCGATTGCCAGCTTCACGAGTTTCATGTCGAGGGAGACAAATTAATTGCAAACATAACATGGAGAATCCGCACCCCAGACTCTGGTTTCTTTACCAGGTCAACCGTGCAGCGTTTTGTGCAGGACCCCTCACAGCCTGGCATACTCTACAACCATGACAATGAGTTCCTGCACTATCAAGATGACTG GTACATTATCTCATCAAAGGTTGAGAACAAGGATGATGACTACATATTTGTATACTACCGTGGCCGAAATGACGCATGGGATGGTTATGGTGGTTCTGTTTTGTACACAAGAAGTAGAACTGTACCTGAAACAACAATACCTGAGCTAGAAAGAGCTGCAAAAAGCATAGGTCGGGACTTCTCGACGTTCATCAGGACTGATAACACCTGTGGTCCTGAGCCGCCTCTTGTGGAGAGAATCGAGAAGACTGTGGAGGAAGGAGAGAAGACCATCGTCAGGGAGGTGAAGGAGATTGAGGGAGAGGTTGAGGAGCTGGAGAAGGAGGAGGCATCATTGTTTCAGAAGCTGGCAGAAGGTCTCATGGAGGTGAAACAGGATTTGATGAACTTCTTGCAGGGGCTgagcaaggaggagatggagctgTTGGATCAGCTGAACATGGAAGCGACTGAAGTTGAGCAAGTCTTCAGCCGTGCACTGCCATTGAGGAAGCTAAGGTAG
- the LOC136497209 gene encoding RPM1-interacting protein 4-like → MAHPEIPAFGDWETTGNTPYTQKFEDARKNKKTGIPTQPNDPRRNPEHPRKSPLHPTAYKTDPQDQGPRNPPHRPRPETDDQRHSDRPTHREPAPRRHANPQREQGSNAGAPRSPYRTAVGSASPMQPNNQSKPKHKLTGMQTPERRPSSEGYGQHMPGRSRMKPGGCEPEEEVAVPPFGEWDDANAASGEKYTGIFNRVRDDRLSPTSSARQPSTTRSEENKVQQKCSCCIL, encoded by the exons ATGGCG CACCCTGAAATTCCTGCATTTGGGGATTGGGAAACCACAGGAAACACCCCTTACACACAAAAGTTCGAGGATGCACGGAAGAACAAGAAAACAGGAATTCCTACACAACCAAATGATCCAAGGAGGAACCCGGAACATCCTCGCAAGTCGCCTTTGCATCCAACGGCCTACAAAACCGATCCTCAAGACCAGGGTCCAAGGAACCCACCACATCGACCGAGACCTGAAACTGACGACCAACGACACTCCGACCGGCCTACTCACCGTGAGCCTGCACCACGAAGACATGCAAATCCTCAGAGAGAACAAGGGAGTAATGCTGGGGCACCAAGAAGCCCCTACAGAACAGCTGTTGGGTCTGCTTCACCAATGCAGCCAAACAACCAATCAAAGCCGAAGCACAAGTTGACTGGAATGCAGACTCCAGAGAGGAGGCCATCTTCAGAGGGGTATGGCCAGCATATGCctggaaggagcaggatgaagCCGGGTGGCTGTGAG cctgaagaagaagtggctGTACCACCCTTTGGTGAATGGGATGATGCAAATGCAGCATCAGGTGAAAAGTACACTGGTATCTTCAACCGAGTAAGGGACGATAGGTTGTCACCTACCTCTTCTGCTAGGCAACCATCTACCACCCGTAGCGAGGAGAATAAGGTGCAACAG aaatgttcttgctgcATACTTTGA